The proteins below come from a single Hyphomicrobium denitrificans ATCC 51888 genomic window:
- the rfbB gene encoding dTDP-glucose 4,6-dehydratase, translating into MKVIITGGAGFIGSALVRHLVRDRDWQVANVDKLTYAANLDSLKSVSSAPNHRFFPADICDASAMDAIFADIEPDAIIHLAAETHVDRSINGSAEFITTNILGTHVLLESARRYLSNLDASAQSHFRFVHVSTDEVFGSLPPGGFFTESTAYDPRSPYSASKAASDHLASAWHATYGLPTITTNCSNNYGPHQFPEKLIPLVILNALEGKPLPVYGDGRQVRDWLHVDDHVTALTRVVEHGRIGETYNIGGRAPMENIAVVEAICKALDTLRPAQHPRRDLIVHVEDRPGHDRRYAIDPSKIESELGWRAERSFATGIADTVQWYLDNESWWRPLRDGIYSGSRLGLLTPAAPVETQRIGTAA; encoded by the coding sequence ATGAAAGTCATCATCACCGGCGGCGCAGGCTTTATCGGCTCGGCGCTCGTTCGCCATCTCGTCCGCGATCGCGATTGGCAGGTCGCGAACGTCGATAAGCTGACGTATGCCGCCAATCTCGACTCCCTGAAGTCTGTCTCAAGCGCGCCGAACCACCGCTTTTTTCCCGCCGACATCTGCGATGCGTCCGCAATGGACGCCATCTTCGCCGACATCGAACCCGACGCAATCATCCATCTCGCGGCCGAAACGCACGTCGACCGCTCGATCAACGGCTCGGCAGAATTCATCACGACGAACATCCTCGGCACGCACGTGCTGCTGGAATCCGCCCGACGCTATTTGTCGAATCTCGATGCGTCGGCGCAGAGCCATTTCCGCTTTGTCCATGTCTCGACCGATGAAGTTTTCGGCTCACTGCCACCCGGCGGCTTTTTTACGGAATCCACGGCTTACGATCCGCGCTCGCCCTATTCCGCGAGCAAAGCCGCCTCCGATCATCTCGCGAGTGCCTGGCACGCGACCTACGGCCTGCCGACAATCACGACCAACTGCTCGAACAATTACGGTCCGCATCAGTTTCCCGAAAAGCTGATCCCGCTCGTCATTCTGAATGCGCTGGAAGGCAAACCGCTGCCTGTTTACGGCGACGGGCGGCAGGTGCGCGATTGGCTCCATGTCGACGACCATGTGACGGCGCTCACTCGGGTTGTCGAACACGGACGCATCGGCGAAACCTATAACATCGGCGGCCGCGCGCCGATGGAGAACATCGCCGTCGTCGAAGCCATCTGCAAAGCCCTGGACACGCTCCGCCCGGCGCAGCATCCGCGACGCGACCTCATCGTTCATGTCGAAGATCGTCCCGGCCATGACCGCCGCTACGCGATCGATCCGTCGAAGATCGAATCCGAGCTTGGCTGGCGCGCCGAGCGATCGTTCGCAACCGGCATCGCGGATACGGTCCAATGGTATCTGGACAACGAAAGCTGGTGGCGTCCACTGCGCGACGGCATTTACTCGGGATCGCGCCTCGGACTTCTGACGCCGGCCGCACCTGTCGAGACTCAACGCATCGGTACAGCCGCGTGA
- a CDS encoding AI-2E family transporter yields MPLMANSLRTLSAALVVAALVIATLVLGRAILVPLALAVIGCFILVPIVRWLEEHSVPEWLSVFSVVVATTGLLLGASIALSSQLLSLTAELPAYRSNVMDKVHAVIGSSAPSGVVSRAIDAVETYQKMLNRELKLGGEQSTEPDGKPETKVVVAQETTSDTWHGIQILAEPLAQMALTFLFTLFLLAQYRDLRDRIVRIFGTDNMTETTSAMSDAGERLSALFTGQVMLNASFGVFVGCVLMIVGVPNAPLWGVVAFVMRFVPFIGVYVAAIPPILLAAAVDPGWTKAICTLALFAIGEPVMGQVLEPFFLGKRAGLSPFAMILAASFWTLVWGPIGLVLAAPLTLVVVVLGRYIPDLEFVSVLLGDEPPLSEQQEFYHRLLSGDSYAANDQIEEARETSSSEAALDNLVFPSLHFAVIDRRRGRFDDETMKDLDESIGDVASESFPDAGKDGSAVLIVPVRGVFDTFAARFMVGAINARVPGAAHAVLSASGLTALSSVDPGRVSAPKKLVFITVAGVAEKALAFMAKKGAEKFPNAQIAVLDLTRPAGHISVSSRGDAQAQVFNRLADLIVSLNLDALSEAAHSPVPASAQQPGVALTGTY; encoded by the coding sequence ATGCCGCTGATGGCCAATTCTCTCCGTACACTGTCCGCCGCGCTGGTGGTTGCAGCGCTTGTGATTGCGACGCTTGTGCTCGGGCGGGCGATCCTTGTCCCGCTTGCGCTCGCGGTCATCGGTTGCTTCATCCTGGTACCGATCGTTCGCTGGCTCGAAGAGCACTCGGTGCCGGAATGGCTTTCGGTGTTCTCGGTGGTCGTGGCGACGACGGGGCTTTTGCTCGGCGCCTCGATTGCACTCAGCTCGCAGCTTTTGTCATTGACGGCCGAGCTTCCAGCCTATCGCTCCAACGTCATGGATAAGGTTCACGCCGTTATCGGCAGCTCGGCGCCGTCCGGTGTCGTCAGCCGGGCGATCGACGCTGTCGAAACCTACCAGAAAATGCTGAACCGCGAGCTGAAGCTTGGAGGCGAGCAATCGACCGAGCCGGACGGCAAACCAGAAACGAAAGTCGTCGTCGCGCAGGAAACCACGAGCGATACATGGCACGGCATCCAAATCCTGGCTGAGCCGCTGGCGCAGATGGCGTTGACCTTCCTGTTCACGCTTTTCCTATTGGCGCAGTACCGCGATCTTAGGGATCGTATCGTTCGCATCTTCGGCACCGACAACATGACCGAGACGACGTCGGCGATGTCGGATGCCGGCGAACGGCTGTCCGCCCTCTTCACGGGGCAGGTCATGCTCAATGCGTCATTCGGCGTTTTCGTTGGCTGTGTGCTGATGATCGTCGGCGTTCCGAACGCGCCGCTTTGGGGTGTCGTGGCATTCGTCATGAGGTTCGTGCCGTTCATCGGCGTTTACGTCGCTGCGATTCCGCCCATTCTGCTGGCGGCAGCCGTCGATCCCGGCTGGACGAAAGCCATCTGCACGCTTGCGCTCTTTGCCATCGGAGAGCCTGTGATGGGGCAAGTGCTGGAGCCGTTCTTCCTTGGCAAGCGCGCGGGTCTGTCGCCGTTTGCGATGATCCTTGCCGCAAGTTTCTGGACGCTGGTCTGGGGACCGATCGGGTTGGTGCTCGCCGCGCCTCTGACGCTCGTCGTCGTGGTGCTGGGGCGGTACATCCCCGATCTCGAATTCGTTTCGGTGCTTCTTGGCGATGAGCCGCCGTTATCCGAGCAACAGGAATTCTATCACCGCCTTCTTTCGGGCGACTCTTATGCGGCCAACGATCAGATCGAAGAGGCGCGAGAGACGTCGTCGTCGGAAGCCGCCCTCGACAATCTCGTTTTTCCATCCTTGCACTTCGCGGTGATCGATCGCCGTCGCGGGCGCTTCGACGATGAGACGATGAAAGACCTCGACGAGTCGATCGGCGATGTTGCTTCGGAGTCTTTTCCGGATGCCGGTAAAGATGGGTCCGCCGTTCTGATCGTCCCGGTGCGTGGCGTCTTCGATACGTTCGCGGCAAGATTTATGGTCGGTGCGATCAATGCGCGTGTGCCGGGTGCGGCCCATGCCGTGCTCAGTGCCTCCGGTTTAACAGCGCTGTCGAGTGTCGATCCAGGCCGCGTTTCAGCTCCGAAGAAGCTTGTTTTCATCACCGTGGCGGGTGTCGCCGAGAAAGCTCTCGCTTTCATGGCGAAGAAGGGCGCCGAGAAATTCCCGAACGCGCAAATTGCGGTTCTCGATCTCACGCGGCCGGCGGGACATATCTCCGTCTCGTCACGCGGCGATGCGCAGGCGCAGGTGTTCAACCGCTTAGCGGATCTGATCGTTTCGCTGAACCTGGACGCGCTTTCAGAAGCTGCGCATTCGCCGGTCCCGGCGAGTGCGCAGCAGCCGGGCGTCGCCCTCACGGGAACTTACTGA
- a CDS encoding ABC transporter ATP-binding protein — MPSDTLDLLKRLARDYGREYAPQYAWAIVAMILVAGTTALSAYLMKYVIDTIFVQQNRAALTGITLGIVAIFLVKGLAAYASEVMVGTIGNRLVAETQRRMFNHLLKVDIAFFQNHSSSDLVTRISNNAAATRDVLNMISMSFGRDLFTIIGLVATMIILDPIMTAISLIGGPLIAITSRKLRKRVQKAAKSEVNKTAGVIQATRELSQGTQVVKSFQLENHMRTRAMNAISAVERLNIKMLRIKATVNPMMEAAGGFAVAGVVFYAGWRNLNYGDTPGQFFAFITALLMCADPARRVSRVHLQLASAMVGVRMMYELLDTPAKEDEPPGKPAIEVKGGEIEFHDVTFSYVPGKAIISGLNLIAPAGKTTALVGLSGGGKTTIFALLQRFREPDSGYITIDGQNIATSSLPSVRRNISTVGQDAFLFDGTIIDNIRTGLESASDQQCIDAAKSANADEFIVKLPMKYDSPVGELGTQVSGGQRQRIALARAFLKDAPIILLDEPTSALDSHTEEIIQRELKQLTTGKTTLVIAHRLSTILHADLIHVIDAGRIIESGTHDELLAQGGAYSRLFKLQFAKYAEQKDALAHAV; from the coding sequence ATGCCGTCGGATACGCTGGATTTGCTGAAACGCCTCGCTCGCGACTACGGCCGCGAGTATGCGCCTCAGTACGCCTGGGCGATCGTCGCGATGATCCTCGTCGCGGGCACGACGGCGCTCAGCGCTTACCTGATGAAGTACGTGATCGATACGATCTTCGTACAGCAGAACCGCGCCGCACTGACCGGGATCACGCTCGGCATCGTCGCCATCTTCCTCGTCAAAGGTTTGGCGGCCTACGCGTCAGAAGTGATGGTCGGCACCATCGGCAATCGTCTCGTCGCGGAAACGCAGAGACGCATGTTCAACCACCTGCTGAAGGTGGACATCGCGTTCTTCCAAAACCATTCCTCGAGCGATCTCGTCACGCGCATTTCAAATAATGCGGCAGCGACGCGCGACGTGCTGAACATGATCTCGATGAGCTTCGGCCGCGACCTGTTCACGATCATCGGTCTGGTCGCGACCATGATCATCCTCGATCCGATCATGACCGCGATATCGCTCATCGGCGGCCCGCTCATCGCCATCACATCGCGGAAGCTGCGCAAGCGCGTTCAGAAAGCCGCCAAGAGCGAGGTGAACAAGACCGCTGGTGTCATTCAGGCGACCCGCGAGCTGAGCCAGGGAACGCAGGTCGTCAAATCGTTCCAGCTCGAGAACCACATGCGCACGCGCGCGATGAACGCCATCAGCGCCGTCGAACGCCTCAACATCAAGATGCTGCGTATCAAGGCGACAGTGAACCCGATGATGGAAGCCGCGGGCGGCTTCGCGGTCGCCGGCGTCGTATTCTACGCTGGCTGGCGCAATCTCAACTACGGCGATACGCCCGGCCAGTTTTTCGCCTTCATCACGGCGCTGCTGATGTGCGCCGATCCCGCGCGGCGCGTATCGCGCGTGCATCTCCAGCTTGCGTCCGCCATGGTCGGCGTCCGCATGATGTACGAATTGCTGGACACGCCTGCGAAAGAGGACGAGCCCCCGGGCAAGCCAGCGATCGAAGTCAAAGGCGGCGAAATCGAATTCCACGACGTCACGTTCTCTTACGTGCCCGGCAAAGCTATCATCAGCGGCTTGAACTTGATCGCTCCTGCGGGAAAGACGACGGCGCTCGTCGGCCTCTCCGGCGGCGGCAAGACGACGATCTTCGCGCTGCTGCAGCGCTTCCGCGAACCCGATTCCGGATACATCACGATCGACGGCCAGAACATCGCGACGTCGTCGCTACCGTCCGTCCGCCGCAACATTTCGACGGTCGGGCAGGATGCCTTCCTGTTCGATGGCACGATCATCGACAATATCCGCACGGGCCTTGAATCCGCTTCCGACCAGCAGTGCATCGACGCCGCGAAGTCGGCGAACGCTGACGAGTTTATCGTCAAACTGCCGATGAAGTATGACTCTCCGGTCGGAGAGCTTGGCACTCAGGTTTCCGGCGGACAGCGTCAGCGCATCGCCCTCGCACGCGCGTTCCTGAAGGATGCCCCGATCATTCTTCTCGACGAGCCGACCTCCGCTCTCGACAGCCACACCGAGGAAATCATCCAGCGGGAGCTGAAGCAGCTGACGACAGGAAAGACCACGCTGGTCATCGCACACCGCCTCTCGACGATTCTCCACGCCGATCTCATTCACGTCATCGACGCCGGCCGCATCATCGAAAGCGGCACGCACGACGAGCTGCTCGCTCAAGGCGGAGCCTACAGCCGCCTGTTCAAGCTCCAGTTCGCAAAATACGCCGAACAGAAAGATGCGCTGGCCCACGCCGTCTAG
- the rfbA gene encoding glucose-1-phosphate thymidylyltransferase RfbA, which produces MKGIILAGGSGTRLYPLTLAISKQLLPVYDKPMIYYPLTALMLAGIRDILIITTPQDQEQFKRLLGDGAQFGVRLSYAVQPTPAGLAQAFIIGRDFIGDDRCALVLGDNIFYGHGFADMVRSAAARTSGATIFAYQVAEPNRYGVVTFDGAGRAISIEEKPQVPKSNWAVTGLYFYDNRVVDLAQKVRPSARGELEITTLNEMYMKLDSLYVVMMGRGFAWLDTGTFDSLQDASEYMSTMERRQGLKISCPEEVALRLGFVTPGEMRTWVAHLGNNTYARYVEGVIAELDAPNQTAS; this is translated from the coding sequence ATCAAAGGCATCATACTGGCAGGCGGCAGCGGCACGCGCCTTTATCCCCTGACGCTCGCGATCTCGAAGCAGCTGCTGCCGGTCTACGACAAGCCGATGATCTATTACCCGCTGACCGCTCTGATGCTGGCGGGCATTCGCGACATCCTGATCATCACGACGCCCCAGGATCAGGAGCAGTTCAAACGACTGCTCGGCGACGGCGCGCAATTCGGAGTTCGCCTGAGCTACGCGGTTCAGCCGACGCCGGCCGGACTCGCTCAGGCCTTCATCATCGGCCGCGACTTCATCGGCGACGATCGGTGCGCGCTGGTTCTCGGAGACAATATCTTCTACGGCCACGGCTTCGCCGACATGGTCCGCAGCGCCGCGGCACGCACGTCCGGCGCAACGATATTCGCCTACCAGGTTGCGGAACCCAACCGCTACGGCGTCGTGACGTTTGACGGCGCCGGGCGAGCCATATCCATCGAAGAGAAACCGCAGGTTCCAAAATCGAACTGGGCGGTGACCGGCCTCTACTTCTACGACAATCGCGTCGTCGATCTGGCGCAGAAGGTTCGCCCCTCCGCGCGCGGTGAGCTGGAAATCACCACGCTCAACGAAATGTACATGAAGCTGGACAGCCTTTACGTCGTGATGATGGGCCGCGGCTTCGCGTGGCTCGACACCGGTACGTTCGACAGTCTGCAGGATGCGAGCGAATATATGTCGACGATGGAACGGCGACAGGGTCTGAAAATCTCCTGTCCCGAAGAGGTCGCGCTGCGCCTCGGATTCGTTACACCCGGCGAAATGCGGACATGGGTCGCGCATCTCGGAAACAATACGTATGCGCGATACGTCGAAGGCGTCATCGCCGAACTCGACGCGCCGAATCAGACGGCCTCATGA
- the rfbC gene encoding dTDP-4-dehydrorhamnose 3,5-epimerase translates to MLVTDLEIPGLKLIVPPRFEDERGFFSETYSEKALKEAGIPAPFVQDNFSLSARKGTIRGLHFQKAPYAQAKLVRVNRGRVLDVAVDIRSSSPTYGKHVAIELSRENWAQLYIPAGFAHGFCTLEDDTEVAYKTSAPYAPEAEGGILWSDPTLAIAWPVAPSDVTVSDKDARLPSFANMAIAF, encoded by the coding sequence ATGCTGGTGACGGACCTCGAAATTCCAGGCTTGAAGTTGATCGTCCCGCCGCGCTTTGAGGACGAGCGCGGGTTTTTCTCCGAAACCTATAGCGAAAAGGCTCTGAAGGAGGCCGGCATTCCTGCCCCCTTCGTTCAGGACAATTTTTCGTTGTCGGCGCGCAAGGGCACGATCCGCGGCCTGCATTTTCAGAAAGCACCCTATGCCCAGGCCAAGCTCGTCCGGGTAAACCGGGGCCGCGTCCTCGACGTAGCTGTCGACATCAGGAGCTCCTCGCCCACCTACGGCAAGCACGTCGCCATCGAGCTATCGCGAGAGAACTGGGCGCAGCTCTACATTCCCGCCGGTTTCGCGCACGGCTTCTGCACGCTCGAAGACGACACCGAGGTTGCCTACAAAACCTCCGCGCCCTACGCCCCCGAAGCCGAGGGCGGAATTCTCTGGTCCGACCCGACGCTCGCAATCGCCTGGCCCGTTGCCCCGAGCGACGTGACAGTTTCCGACAAGGATGCGCGCCTACCCTCCTTCGCGAATATGGCCATAGCCTTCTGA